The Ktedonobacterales bacterium region CGGCCCTGGTTGTCGAACTCGACCCGGCGGCGCGCCCGGAAGCGGCTGTCGCGGTAGGCCATCTGGAGCACAGCCAGCGGATAATCATGTACCTGGGGGCCAGTTTCCAGGTTATGAGTGTCCAGGATGCGCGCCGACTGAAGCGTATCGCTCAGGTTGGAGCCATGCGCGCCTGCATTGCTGATGACTGCGCCGCCCAGGCTGCCCGGAACGCCTGCGCCCCACTCCAGCCCGCCCCAGCCTTGCGCCGCCAGGTCATTGACCAGTTTAGGGAGGTTGACGCCTGCGCCGCCAACCAGTTGCGCGGTCCCATCGCCAAGGTCGGTGAGCGCCCATGTGGAAAGCGCGTTCTGGACGACGATGCCGCGCACTCCAGCATCGGTGTAGAGCAGGTTGGTGCCGTTGCCAACGAGCATCAGCGGCCAGCGCGCCCCGGCGGCCAGCGAGACGAGATCAATAAGATCGCCTTCGTTATCTATCGCCAGCCAGGCGTCGGCTGGGCCACCGACGCCAAAGGTACCGTGTCGCGCCAGCGGCTCATTGAGGCGCACGCGCGCTCCAAAACGCTGGCGCAATGTGTGGGTCATTTCAGCCAGATCAAAGTTCCAGTGCGATGATGTCAGTGATTGATTCATTCCCAGTATCCAGATCAGTTATCCAAGCAGTGGCGATGGCCCGAACATGGCCTCGGTGATTTTGTAAATTGTTCCTGAACCCATTAACAGCGCGATGTCATTGGGTGCGAGCATCGCTTCAAGCAGGCGCTGTGTTTCAGCCAGTGAAGCTCCATAGATGACATGATCGCCGCGCCCGGCAAAGGTAGGCCGCTGCTGAATGGCCGCGACCAACCTCCGCGTGTGAATATCGCCAGGGTCGTGTTCACGCGCGCCATAAATATCGCTGATGATAACTTCATCCGCCTCGTCGAAGGCTGCAACGAATTCCTCGAAAAAGCGTTTGGTGCGTGTGAACAGCGCGGGCTGAAAGACGGCAATCAGCCGCCGCGTCGGGTAGCGCAGCCGCGCTGCTGCAATGGTGGCTGCCACTTCGCTGGGGTGATGGCCGTAATCGTCAATGATAATCTGGTCGTTGGCGGTGGAGCGAATTTCAAAACGACGCTGTAAGCCGCTAAATGCTGCCAGGCTGGCACGCGCTGCATCGGGCGTGACGCCGCACAGGCTCGTCGCGGCAATGGCGGCGATGGCATCTTCGACCAGATGGCGGCCCGGCAGAAGCAGATTGAAGCGCCCAAGCGAGGTGCCTCTGCGCTGCACCTCAAAGCTGGTCTCTCCTTCCAGACGCACATCGGCGCCCAGGAAGTCGGGTTCGCTGGCCGGGTTCAGCCCGTAGGTCAGGATGTGGCCAGGCCAATCGGCAAGGCGTCTTCGGAAATCGGCGACGCCTTTGCCTTCCGCACCCAGGATCAGGGTGGGCGGGATGTCCCAGCGGTCACTCATATCCATGCCGCGCACAAATCGCTCGAAGCCTATCAGATAGTCATCAAATGTTGGATAGTTCTCGACATGGTCGTGGTCGAAGTTAGTGATGATGGCGATGCGTGGATGATAGTGCAAAAAGTTAGAATTATACTCGTCGGCCTCGTTTACAAAATACTGGCTGTGGCCCAGGCGGAAATTGGCGTGAAAGCGTGGGACCACAGCGCCAACCTCACAGGTAGGGTCCAGCCCGGCATCAACCAGCAGCAGCGAAACCATAGCTGAGGTCGTGCCTTTGCCGTGCGACCCGGCAATCGAGATGCCCAGCGCCTCGCGCATATACTCACCGAGCAACTCCTGCCAGGTAATGGCGCGGATGCCGCGCTCACGAGCGGCCAGGTACTCTGGGTTCTGTGGGTTAAAGACCAGCGCCGCCGGGACGTAGACCAGCAGATCAACGCCATCGAGATGGGCGGGGCTGTGGCCTTCCAACACGGGGATGCCCGCATCCTGCACCATGCGGGTGATTTCGCTGTCGCCCAACGTCCGTTCGCAACCGCTGACATGCTCGCCTAGCGCCTGAGCAAGTTGAGAAACTGCCGAACACCCATGTCCGCCAATTCCCATAAAGTGAATATGCCTCGTGGGCTTTCCGCTGTTCATCTGGTTAACTGAGCTATATTCTACCATACGATCTCTACCGAGGTACAGATCTCTTCCTACGGGCATCTAGTATGTTCACTTTGCCAGGCTGGCGACCAGGGCCGCCAGATCAGCAGCAGCAGCAGGCCGGGCGAGCGAACGCGCCGCCATTCGCAGCCCGTTCAACCGCTCTTGATCTTGCAAGTACGGCAGGAGAGCAGTGCTTAAAACATCCGGTGTCAGATCAGCGTCGCGGATGATTTTTGCCGCGCCATGCTGCGCAAACATCGCGGCGTTGATTTCCTGGGGCGAGCCACCAAAACCTGGCGGCAGCGGTATCAGGATGCTGCCTTTGCCGAGCGCGGCCAGTTCGCTGAGTGTGGCTGCGCCAGAACGGCAGAGTACCACATCCGCTGCGGCAAGCGCCAGGGGCATCTCGGCATCAAGGTATTCATAGAGTCTGTAATGAGGCTTCCAGTCGGGATGCTCTTCCAGCACGCGCTCTGAAGCGCTTTTCGTAGCGACAAAAGTGCGCGCACCGCTGATCTGAAGCACCTGGCAGACTGGGAGCAGCCAGTTCAGGCTGGCAACGACTACTTCATTAAGGTGCCTGGCTCCCTGGCTGCCGCCTGTGACCAGCGCCAGGGGCAGAGCAGGATCGAGGCCGAACGATTGCTTTGCTGCGCCAGGCTCCATGCCGATGACGTTTAGGATCGCTTCGCGGACAGGATTGCCAATCAGCGTTGTCTTTTTGGCAGGGAAATAGCGCAGCGAACCCTCAAAGGAGACAGTGATGCGTGTTGCCAGTGGCCGCAGCAGGCGGTTTGCCAGATTCGGCGAGACATCTTGCTGATGGGTGACTAATGGAATACCTGACCAACGCGCAGCGAAGCCAGCCGGTACGGAAACATAGCCGCCGCTGGTGAAGGCGACATCTGGCCGGAAGCGGCGAACATGGCCGATGGCCTGCGCGAAGCCAACGGGTATCCGGCCCAGATCGTTTATGGTTTTCCAGGAGAGGTAGCGCCGCAGCTTGCCCGCGCGAATGCCAACAAAGGTAAGCCCGGCTTTGGGGACAAGCTGTGTCTCCGGGCCGCGCTCATCGCCGAGATAGAGGATCTCGGCGTCATAATCGCTCTGGAGCACTTTGGCGACGGCCAGCGCCGGGTAGATGTGTCCCCCGGTCCCGCCGCCTGAAATCAATACCCGCATCGTTCTGTGTTCCTGACCGTGATGAATGAGCACTGTAACGAGAGATATTCAGCAGGATGCCAACGGCGGCCATCGTCGTGACCAGGGAAGAGCCGCCAAAGCTGATAAATGGGAGAGGCACGCCCGTAAACGGGATGAGCGCCACGACCGAGCCAATATTCAGGATGGCCTGGACGGCAATCCAGCAGGAGATGCCAGCCGCCAGCAGAGCGCCGTACATTTCAGGGGCGCGTCGTCCGGCGCGAAACGCACGATAGGTCACGGTGGCAATCAAGAGCAGAATGACACCGCAGCCGATAAAGCCGATCTCCTCGCCAATCACCGCAAAAATGGAGTCGGTCCAGGGGTTTGGCAGATAGCCGGCTTTCTGGCGGCTGGCTCCCAGGCCAAGGCCGGTGAGGCCGCCGGAACCAAGGGCGATCAACCCCTGGCAAACTTGATAGGAGGCGCTGGAAGCGCAGTTGAGGGGGTCGAGGAAGGCTTCCAGCCGCGATACTCGGTAGGGGGTGCCGAAAGTAATAAACACAAAAGCGCCCACTCCAGAAAGCATCATTGGCAGCAGGTGAAGGAGATTGGCGCCCGCTGCGAAGAACATAGCCACTGCGAAAGCAGCGATGATAATAGCGGTCCCCATATCGTTCTGGAGGATGACCAGCACAATTACTACCCCGGTGAGAACGGCGAAAGGGACCAGCCCGTATATAAAGCTGCCGACCTGTTTCCCTTTGCGCGAAAGCCAATCCGCAATATACAGGGTAAAGGCGAGCTTGGCAAGTTCGCTCGGCTGGAAGGTGAAGGGGCCAATTGGCAGCCAACGCTGGCCGCCGTTGATTTTTTTGCCAACCACCAGCACCAGAATCAGCAGCAGCAGCGAGCCAACCAGGATGGGTACAGAGATGCGCCGCCAGCGATCATAGGCAATACTGGTGGTGATGAACATGGCTACGAGACCCAGGCCCACCCAGAGAAGCTGGCGGCGGAACCAGTAAGAGGGATCGCTATAGTCTGCCGCTGCGCTGGCGCTGTAGACCATGACCAGGCTAAAGCAGAGCAAGGCGCCTACTGCGGCGAGGAGCTTATAATCGCCACGCCCGGTTGGCGTCGGCAAAGGCTCGATGCGCCCCTCTGCCTCTGCATCTGAGGCTTCATCTTGAGTCTCGCGGGCATTGTTGAGTGGGCCAGAAGGACGCGCTTTGGGGCGCTGCTTCTCTTCAGCAACGCTTACCGCGTGGCCTCGGCGCTCTGGCGGCGTGGCAAGCTGCCCCAGGTTATCTAACGCTGGAGACCGAATAACAGGTGGCTGGTTATCCCGGCCCTTGGTGTTTGTTTTCAATGCCATCTCTGCTGCACCAGACTCTCCGTTACTGCTCGCTCAGACTTTTGGCCTCTCTGGCGAATTGTTCGCCTCGATCAGCAAAGTCAATGAAGAGGTCGTAGCTGGTCCCGCCAGGCGAGAGCAGCACAACATCACCGGGCCGCGCCAGGTCGGCAGCGAAATGTACAGCATCCGCCATACTGGTTGCGCGATAAACTTCTTGCAGTGATTGTTCGTTGGCAGGAACACGCTCGCGGGCGGCGCTGACCGCGTTGGCTATCAGTTCGGTGGCTTCGCCCAGCAGGACGAGCGCGTGAACCTGGCGTACAATCCGTTCAGCGCACTCTTCCCAGGGCAGGTGCTTATCGCGCCCGCCAGCAATCAGCACTAATGGTTGGCGCTGCTGCTCGTAGACTTTGAGGGCAGCCATCATGCGCTCTGGCGCGGTAGCAATCGAATCGTTGATGTAGCGAACGCCGTTGATCTCAGCCACGTATTGCAAGCGGTGTGCCACGCCTGGAAAGCTGGTAATGACGCGCGTCATGGCCTCCGGCTGGACGCCCGCCAGGCTCGTTGCCGCGATGGCCGCCAGTACGTTCTCGCGGTTGTGATCGCCAGGGATGATTGTCTGGTCGGCAGGACAGATGCGCGTGTCGCGGCCAGTGAAATCGCGGAATACATACCAGCCCTCCTCCAGAAAGGCCCCCACGTCTACCGGGTGCTGGCGGCTGAACCAGAGTACCTTCCCTGGAGTGCAGGCGCGCGACTCGAAGCTGAGCTGATTATCAGGATTCAGAATCGCAAAATCGTCAGGGCGCTGGTGATAGAGAATCTGGCGTTTACATTCGGTATAAACTTCCATCGTGCCACAGCGGTCCAGATGGTTCGGCGTGATGTTCAGCAGCAAGGCGATATGTGGGCTTTGCGTCATGATTTCAAGCTGGTTAAAGCTCATCTCCAGAACAACAATAGAATCGGGTGTGATGTGAGGCAGTTCCCCCAGGATGGTGCGGCCAATATTGCCGCCGACAATGACCTGGCGGCCCCCCTGTGCTTTGAGTAATTCCCCGATCAGTGTGGTCGTCGTTGTTTTGCCGCTGCTGCCGGTGATGCCGATGATAGGCGCGGGGCAGAGTTCCAGGAAAAGACGGGTAATGCTGCTGATGGGGATGCCAAGCTGGCGCGCCTCGACGAGCGGCGGCAGGTCGGTGGGGATGCCCGCGCTGATAAAGATCACGTCGGCCTGGCGAAAATCTTCAGGGGCGTGTGCGCCAAGGGAGAGGCTGGCGGGAATGCCCTTAATTTGCGCCAGGGAGGGAGCGAGCGCGGCCTCGGTTTTACTATCGCTGACGGTAATGCGGGCGCCTTGCTCGTTCAGGTATTGGATGAGGGCTATACCTTCGCGAGCCAGGCCAACTACAGTCACACGCTTGCCACTAAACTGCATACAGTGGTCCTCAATAACATGTCCAGAGTATAAAATCGCTGCGCAGTTGCCCCCTTGTTCGCCTGCTTTGTGGCCGAAAAATACCCTCGCGTAGCTGGGCGTTGAGCGGCGCGCTCGACCATGCCTGGGCGCGCTATAGCTTTCACCCAGGCGAGCAAACGATCAGGAATTATCAACTGTCAAATGCTGCTCATCTATAAAACGTTCGACAGCCCGATCATGCGGAACAGTAATTAAACGCACCCGCCGCTCTCGTCGTAGGACAAAATTAAAAGCGGTCCTGGTATCGTTGACAGATGACCAGAGCGGGCGGGCAAAAATAGGTTGCACGATCTCCCAGCCATCGGCCAGAGCAGCGCGAAGCTCTGCCAGGCGAATCGTGGCTATGGTCGGCATGGTTGGTAGCCCTCCCTCCTCGTTTAATGCTCCTTGTTGTTGGTCCATGATTCTGTGTCAGCCTTGCCTAGTGTTGGGATCAGATGTTCTGCCTCCTTCAACATACTTCCCGTGGTCTTCCTCACTTTCATCTTCATTCCTGCCGGGCCAGAAATCGGTTGCGCCTCCTGCGCTTCTCTTGCTATCCGCCCGTTGATGGCTGATCGGGTGAAATGCGGTAGTAATGGAAGAGCCAGGTGGCAATATCGTGCCAGAGCGGTCCGGCGACCAGTCCGCCAAAGATCGGCGCTCTGGGATGATCAATTTTGACGAGCATGACAAATTGTGGGTTGGATGCTGGCGCGTATCCGGCAACCGATGCGTAGGTATAGCCTGTAGGCTTCTCTGGCGGTGTCGAGGTTCCAGTTTTAGCAGCGATCTGATAGCCTGGAACGAGCGCCTGAGCCGCCTCTCCATCCACGGCAGATTGCACCAACATCTGGGTAATAGTCTGCGCTGTCCCTGGGCTGATGACTTGCCGGACGCGCTGAGGGCCAAATTGGGTGGCGTGCCCATGCTGAACCACTGAGGTGACGACGTATGGTCGCATCAGTGTCCCATCGTTGGCAAGCGCCGCGTAGGCCATCACCATTTGCAGAGGTGTCAAACTGATGCCTTCGCCAAAGCTGTTCTCTGCCAGCGTCAGGTTGGTGCGATCAGCAGGAGCAGGCAGCAGGCCGCCGCTTTCGTTGGGCAGGTCCACGTCGGTGGGCGCGTCGAAGCCAAACAGGCTCAGGTAGTGATAAAAGTTCCTGGCGCCCAGCTTTTGCAGTGCTACCCAGATGGCCCCAACATTGGCCGAATGCTGAAGCACCTGGGTCATCGTCTCCGGTCCATAGCTCGTATCATCGAAGTTATGGATGCGGATACCATCAACGTCGTAGTAGCCAGGGTCGTTGAACGTGGTGTTCGGTGTGATGAGGTGCAGGTCCAGCGCCGCCGCCATAGTCACTGCTTTCATGGTTGAGCCGGGATCGTAAATCTTGCTCGTGATTGGATTGTTAAAAAGATCGTAAGAGGAGACGGCGTTATATTGATTGGGGTCAAAGCTGGGTTGACTTGCCATAGCGATGATCGCGCCGGTTTTGGGGTTCACGATGATGACAGAGCCGCTATCTGCTTTGTGCTGGACAATGGTATTGTGAAGCATCTGCTCGACAGTTGCTTCTACATTCGCGTCAAGCGTGAGGGTCAGATCGGCGCCATTCACCGGCGGCTGCCAGACTTGATCGCCCAGGGCCAGCGGATTGCCGTTCGCATCTGCCTGGGCGATGAGCTTGCCTGGTTGGCCTGTAAGCTGGGAGTTGTAATATTTTTCCAGACCATATTGCCCAACGCCTGTATCCTGCTGCACAAAGCCCAGGAGTTGAGCGGCCAGGCTGCCATCAACATACACGCGCAAGCTTTCGGGCCGCAAGCCAATACCGACAAGCTGTTCGTTGTTCAGCAGTTCCTCGATGCGTTTGCTTTGACTCTGGGTGGCGTGAATCTTCTGCCCTTGCGCGTCGAACAGAAACGTAAAGATGACTGGCTGCCCATGCTGTTTCAGGAGCAATTGGGGGCGAAGCAGGTCGGCTGGCTGAGCCAGGATGGAGGCAAGCTGTCTAAGCGTCTGGTCCATTGAGCCTGGGTGATCGCCTTCCTCTTGCTGGATGGCCTGGGGGGCAGCGGCTACAGCGTTTTCAGTGATATTGAGGGCCAGCAGATGGCCGTTCACATCATACAAAGAGCCACGCCCGGCAAGCACGATAGTGGGCTGCCGGTGTTCCTGGTCGGCCAGGGCAGCCAGCGCCGTATGCTGTTCAAGCTGCCAATACGCCAGACGGCTTGCGATGGCGAGCAGACTTCCGCAAATCAGCAGAAATAAGATCGCCTGGCGAAAGCGAGCGCGGCGCAATTTGTTGCTCATCGCGTATCTGGCTCCAGAATGCGGCTGTTTCAACTACGTCTACCTTACGTCAATATCAAAAAAGTACACTTTCGGTAAATAGGTTTTCGTGATAGATGTTCTCGTTGTCGCTGGCCGGGCGACTGCTATCTTCAGGGTGGCCCAGGGATCACAATCGTGTGAACTCTGGCGGGGTCTTCTGGGATCATACCCATGCGGATCGCCTGTTGAACGATATAGCCTGGCGATTGCAAAATGCCCTGCTGTTCACGAAGCTGCTGGTTTTGTTGTTGAAGCTGCGTTTGCTGGTTCGCAAGCTCCTGAAGGCGCAGTCTGGCCTGAGTCGCCAGCCCAACCTCGTTGAGATAGAGTAAGGCCAGCAGGCTGATAAGGATGGCTCCGATGATGCCTAGCGGGATTGGACCCAGGCGAAAGAGCGATGAGGCCAGCCGCCGTCTTGCGCGGGCCACCTGCAAGGGTTTCGTCTGCTCATCTACTCTTTGCGCATCATGAGCGCCGCTGATCCTCTCTCCCTCAGTCACCTGCGCTCTCCTTTGCCTTTCGCTATCACAACCTACGCAATATACGCTTCCAGTGAAAGATTATTGCTCTGCTTTGCCAGGTTTCGCATTCACTTCCAACCGCTCCACGACGCGCAGTTTGGCGCTCCGCGCGCGTGGGTTCTGCTGCTGCTCAGTTTGGGATGCGACCAGCGGATGTCGCGTAATGAGCCGCACCCGCGCCTGATGTCCACAGATACACACAGGAGTCTGCGGCGGACAGATGCAATCGCGCGCCTCGGCTTGAAGACAGCGTTTGATGATACGGTCTTCCAACGAGTGAAAGCTGATGATCGCCAATCTTCCCCCTGGAGCCAGCAGGTTCACTGCCTGCGGCAAGACATCCACCAGATTTTGTAGCTCATTGTTGACGGCGATGCGCAGCGCCTGAAACGTGCGGGTTGCAGGATGTATCCCGCCGGGATGGCCGGGAACGCCAGCCGCCGCGAGCTGCGCCAGTTCCGCTGCTTGCGTTATGGGCTTACGCAGACGCGCCCGGACAATTCGACGGGCGATCTGACGCGCGCGGCGCTCTTCCCCGTAGCGCCAGAGGAGATCAGCCAGCCCACTTTCTGGGAGTGTGTTGAGGAGATCAGCCGCTGTCGTTGGGGTGGCTGGGTCGAAGCGCATATCCAGGGGTCCATTGCCCGCGAAAGAGAAGCCGCGCTCGTGGTCGGCAAGTTGATCGGATGAAAGACCGAGATCGAGCAAAATCCCATCAACCTTTTGGAAGCCAGCCTGCTCAGCGAGCCGCTGCAATTGGGCAAAGTTGCCCTGGACCAATGTCAGCCGTCCCAGGGCTAGAGGCGCTTGCAAGCGTTCTGCGATGCGCGTTAGAGCCTGGGGATCGGCGTCAATGGCGAGCACCTGGCCGTTCGGGGCACTGCGTTCCAGCAAGAGCGTGGTATGCCCCCCGCCACCAGCGGTGCCGTCTATATAGCGTCCGTCGGAGTGTGGGCGGAGCGCTTCCAACACTTCAGCAGGCATGACTGGAATATGTTGAGTTGTCACGGTTTTGGTAAGCATCATTACGATGGCTTCTCCCATGCCGCCTGGCTCTTGCTGCCTGGCTCTCAGTCAAAATGGGAGGTCTAGCCCTTTCAAATCTTCAGACTCGATCTGCGCCAGCGCCTCACGATATTGAGCTGTATTCCAGAGTTCCAGACGATCTCGCGCCCCGACAATCAGGACATCATTTTCCAGGCTGGCGCGTTCGCGGTACTTTGCCGGAATGGTCACACGGCCCTGGGAATCAAGCTCTAATTCGGTGGCGTTGCCAAAAAAGACGCGCTCGACGTGGCGGCGTTGGGCTGCGTTCAGGTTTTTTTCGTCAATCTGCCTGGCTTTGGCTTCCCAGGCTTCCATAGGATACACATACAGGCAGGCTTCTACCCCAGGGGTGATGACGGCCCCGGCCTCGAAGCGCAAGCGATAGCGAGCCGGAAGCGCCAGGCGCCCCTTCGCATCCAGGGTATGGGTAAATTCGCCGGTAAAGCCAATGAAAACTGCCATATGACCGCACATGTCCTCCCAAACGCAAGTTACTCCCTTTATAGCAAGTTTTGTTCCCCACTTTGCCCCACTTTGCCCCACCAGGAGCATTATACTCTTTTTGCTGTCTCGCGTGAAGTCATCTGCTGCGCCAGAGCGTGATGTGATTGGTGGTAAGCCAATCATACTACGACGGTGGCGCATCCTCGCAGTGGGGCGTGCTATAATGCGGGCAAGAGCGCGGGTGATGAGACAAAACGAAGCGCGGGCCGGTCAGGAGCAGGCAGCAGTGATACAGACAGCACAAGACCAGGTGAATCAAGAGCAGACGAGCTCTGAAATGACAGAGCGCGAAACGATTGCGATTCTGGATTTTGGGTCGCAATATAGCCGGTTGATTGCGCGGCGTGTGCGCGAATGCCACGTCTACTGCGAACTTCTTCCCGCAGAGACGACCCTGGCCGAACTGTGTCGGCTGAACGTGCGCGGGGTGATTCTGTCGGGCGGGCCCAACAGCGTCTATGACCCTGGCGCGCCGCTCTGCGATCAGGCGCTCTTGGAGAGCGGCCTGCCGATTCTGGGCATTTGTTATGGCATGCAGTTGCTGGCCCATCAATTAGGAGGACAGGTAGACCCTGCCACCGGCCAGCGTGAATATGGCGCAGCAGAACTTGATCTGCTGCGCCCACCAGAAGACCGGCATCCGATCTTTCGGGGTTTGGCGCTTCCAGACGAGGCGCGGTTGCGAGCGTGGATGAGCCACGGGGATAGCGTGGCTGCTTTGCCGCCGGGCTTTGTGTGCCTGGCAAGCTCAACCAACACTCCGATTGCGGCGATGGCTGGCCCTGGTGGGCTGGTGGGCATACAGTTTCACCCGGAGGTCGCTCACACGCCACAGGGAACGATGATCCTGCAAAACTTCCTCTATGAGATTTGCGGCTGCCAGCCTACCTGGACGGCGGGAGCGTTTATCGAAGAGGCGACGACCAGGATTCGCGCACAGGTGGGTAGTGGCCGGATGATCTGTGGCCTTTCTGGGGGTGTGGATTCGGCTGTTGCGGCGGTGCTGGCGTATCGTGCGGTGGGCGACCAACTGACTTGCATCTTTGTGGATACCGGCTGTATGCGCGCTGGCGAGCGTGAACAGGTGATTGAGACGTTCCAGCGGCATCTGCATATTCCGCTAGTGGCTGTCGATGCCTCAGCACGCTTTCTGAAGCGGCTGGCTGGGGTGATTGACCCTGAAGCGAAGCGCCGCATTATCGGCGAAGAGTTTGTGCGCCTCTTCGAGGAAGAGGCGGGTAAACTGGAGCAGGTGGATTTCCTGGCGCAAGGCACGCTTTATCCCGATGTGATTGAGAGTACCAGCCATGACACCAGCGCCGCTGCGCGTATCAAGACACATCATAACGTTGGCGGGCTGCCGGAGCAGATGGCGCTCAATCTGGTAGAGCCGCTGCGCTATCTGTTTAAGGACGAGGTACGCGAGGTTGGCCGCGAGTTAGGGCTGCCGGAGGAGTGGGTCTGGCGGCACCCCTTCCCTGGCCCTGGCCTGGCGATTCGCGTGATCGGCGAGGTGACGGAAGAGCGCCTGGCAACCCTGCGCCGCGCTGACGCGATTGTGCTGGAGGAAGTGCGCCGCGCTGGCCTCTACCACGAGCTTGGGCAGGTCTTTGCGGTTCTCACGCCGCTTCAGAGCGTGGGAGTGATGGGCGATGGCCGCACGTATGCCAATGTAGTGGCGGTGCGCGCCGTGACTACCGGGGATTTCATGACGGCTGATTGGGCCAGATTGCCCCATGATCTGCTGGCGAGCATCGCCAATCGGCTGGTCAATGAGGTGGCGGGCGTCAATCGGGTGGTCTATGACATTACCAGTAAACCACCAGCAACGATTGAATGGGAATGACACCGGGCTTCACACGATCAACTGGCGTTGCGCCTGGAGGCGCGCTTCCTGACAAGCCCTTCGGCCTGGCGCAGGATATGGCTATCGCTTTCGTAGGTGAGGCGCTGGTAGGCTTCGGCGAGAGGAAACCAGCGTACTTCATCGTATTCATGGTCGTGGAGCGATATATCCCCACCGACAGGTTCCATCAGGAAATAGCGCACTTCTTTTTCGTAGCGCATAGTGTTGCGCACAAAGGAGTAGTGGATGCTGCCGATGTTGGCAAGGATGCGGGTCTGGAGGCCGGTCTCTTCGTTCACTTCGCGCAAAGCGACTTGCTCCACTGTCTCCCCTTTGCGGGGAGTTCCTTTGGGCAGCGCCCAGATGCCGGACGGGCTGCGCCCTACCAGCACAACCTCGATCTCGTCTGTTCTGGTATCCACAGCGGATGCTTTCTGAGCGCCAGGATCGGGCAGCGCAGTATGTCCCTGGCGGAAGATGACCCCTCCGGCTGAAAAGGCGCGCTGAGACCGATTTCTCTGCATGGGTGACTTCGCGTTTCTGGTTGGCTGCGCACAGGCGCTCTCTAAATGATTGGATATATGGTTGGCCCAGACTAGACGGCTGCTACCCGTTTTTCCCGATTGATGCGCAGGATTTTCAACAGATACTGCTCGGAGTTCAGATAGTAAGGATTGCGCTTGATGAA contains the following coding sequences:
- a CDS encoding penicillin-binding protein 2; translated protein: MSNKLRRARFRQAILFLLICGSLLAIASRLAYWQLEQHTALAALADQEHRQPTIVLAGRGSLYDVNGHLLALNITENAVAAAPQAIQQEEGDHPGSMDQTLRQLASILAQPADLLRPQLLLKQHGQPVIFTFLFDAQGQKIHATQSQSKRIEELLNNEQLVGIGLRPESLRVYVDGSLAAQLLGFVQQDTGVGQYGLEKYYNSQLTGQPGKLIAQADANGNPLALGDQVWQPPVNGADLTLTLDANVEATVEQMLHNTIVQHKADSGSVIIVNPKTGAIIAMASQPSFDPNQYNAVSSYDLFNNPITSKIYDPGSTMKAVTMAAALDLHLITPNTTFNDPGYYDVDGIRIHNFDDTSYGPETMTQVLQHSANVGAIWVALQKLGARNFYHYLSLFGFDAPTDVDLPNESGGLLPAPADRTNLTLAENSFGEGISLTPLQMVMAYAALANDGTLMRPYVVTSVVQHGHATQFGPQRVRQVISPGTAQTITQMLVQSAVDGEAAQALVPGYQIAAKTGTSTPPEKPTGYTYASVAGYAPASNPQFVMLVKIDHPRAPIFGGLVAGPLWHDIATWLFHYYRISPDQPSTGG
- a CDS encoding NUDIX hydrolase, encoding MQRNRSQRAFSAGGVIFRQGHTALPDPGAQKASAVDTRTDEIEVVLVGRSPSGIWALPKGTPRKGETVEQVALREVNEETGLQTRILANIGSIHYSFVRNTMRYEKEVRYFLMEPVGGDISLHDHEYDEVRWFPLAEAYQRLTYESDSHILRQAEGLVRKRASRRNAS
- the guaA gene encoding glutamine-hydrolyzing GMP synthase yields the protein MRQNEARAGQEQAAVIQTAQDQVNQEQTSSEMTERETIAILDFGSQYSRLIARRVRECHVYCELLPAETTLAELCRLNVRGVILSGGPNSVYDPGAPLCDQALLESGLPILGICYGMQLLAHQLGGQVDPATGQREYGAAELDLLRPPEDRHPIFRGLALPDEARLRAWMSHGDSVAALPPGFVCLASSTNTPIAAMAGPGGLVGIQFHPEVAHTPQGTMILQNFLYEICGCQPTWTAGAFIEEATTRIRAQVGSGRMICGLSGGVDSAVAAVLAYRAVGDQLTCIFVDTGCMRAGEREQVIETFQRHLHIPLVAVDASARFLKRLAGVIDPEAKRRIIGEEFVRLFEEEAGKLEQVDFLAQGTLYPDVIESTSHDTSAAARIKTHHNVGGLPEQMALNLVEPLRYLFKDEVREVGRELGLPEEWVWRHPFPGPGLAIRVIGEVTEERLATLRRADAIVLEEVRRAGLYHELGQVFAVLTPLQSVGVMGDGRTYANVVAVRAVTTGDFMTADWARLPHDLLASIANRLVNEVAGVNRVVYDITSKPPATIEWE
- the mraZ gene encoding division/cell wall cluster transcriptional repressor MraZ, which encodes MAVFIGFTGEFTHTLDAKGRLALPARYRLRFEAGAVITPGVEACLYVYPMEAWEAKARQIDEKNLNAAQRRHVERVFFGNATELELDSQGRVTIPAKYRERASLENDVLIVGARDRLELWNTAQYREALAQIESEDLKGLDLPF
- the rsmH gene encoding 16S rRNA (cytosine(1402)-N(4))-methyltransferase RsmH, with protein sequence MGEAIVMMLTKTVTTQHIPVMPAEVLEALRPHSDGRYIDGTAGGGGHTTLLLERSAPNGQVLAIDADPQALTRIAERLQAPLALGRLTLVQGNFAQLQRLAEQAGFQKVDGILLDLGLSSDQLADHERGFSFAGNGPLDMRFDPATPTTAADLLNTLPESGLADLLWRYGEERRARQIARRIVRARLRKPITQAAELAQLAAAGVPGHPGGIHPATRTFQALRIAVNNELQNLVDVLPQAVNLLAPGGRLAIISFHSLEDRIIKRCLQAEARDCICPPQTPVCICGHQARVRLITRHPLVASQTEQQQNPRARSAKLRVVERLEVNAKPGKAEQ